The Hordeum vulgare subsp. vulgare chromosome 7H, MorexV3_pseudomolecules_assembly, whole genome shotgun sequence DNA window ggagaattcaaATGGCATGCATCAACTGATCCTTCTCTTCCAAGCATGGTCACGTTATGCTCTTTGCTGATACTTCCTCCATAAAGAATTATAAGATTTACACAAAAAGATGAGCACTTCGAGCCAGGCATCAATATGAGTGCGATTTTCAACTTCCATCCTGGCTCGCCACAACACCGCATCATCACGGCAAGCTTTGAGGATGGCGGACAGAGATAGCGAGCCGTCCCGAAACACCACAGTGTTCCGCCGCTTCCAGAGCCTCCAACAACAGAGGAGGACGAAGGCGTCGCCCACCGTGCCATCGACGTTGAAGAGATGAAGGGCTCTAACCGAGGCGCCGTCCGGCGACACGCCAAGGCATCTCCAAAACTGCACCGTGAAGGGGCATCCAAAAATGAGGTGCTCAACGGTCTCCAGAACCGCCTCACAACACGGACACCCGGCCTCCTTCGCCTTCAGGATAGTCTTGCGGATGAGCACGTCCCACGTGTGGACGCGTGACATGATCAGCAGCCAACCGAAGAACTTGACACGCGAGGGGGCCCGGTTCGACCATAGTAAGGTGGTCGTCACATCCCCAACACCGCAGATGCGGTACAAGGCATACGCCGTCCTAACCGAGAATCGCCCCCGGAACCCCTTGCAAAGGGGGGGCAAGCCGAGTGTCCGGAGACCCGCTCCCGGGGCAAATCTCAACGAGCAGCTGGACCTCGACACATTTACGGACAACCAGCGGAGTGAGCCTAGGCACAAGAAGGGCACACACCCCATCCCGATGGGCCTCCTACTCCATGATCTTCGAACGGTCGCATGAGAGAACAAGGCGGGGAAAACCATCCAGAGCGGCCCGCAGGGAAGCCACCCGTCGTTCCACAACGAGGTCCGCCTCCCATCCCCCAACAACACACGGGAGAGCGACTAGTAGGTAGGTAGCAGCCCTCTGAGGGCACGCCAGTGCTCCCTCTCCAGAGGGGACTAGTCGTCGGCGAGGAGAGAGCGCCCGCCCAGCTGCCCCCAAACCCACAAAGGCCACCTCAACGGGACCCTAGAGTGCAAACGGTGCAGCAGCTTGCGGATGAGGTAGTCTTTCTGGACTTCAAGAGCTCGACCACCCCATCCACCCTCTGCCTTGGACCGGCAGACACACTCTCAGGTGACCAGGCACTGCGGCCCGGAGGCGCGGTCGGCGACGTTCCACAGGAACGCCCTTCTGAGCTTGTCGAGCGTAGTGGacaccgcgggggggggggggggggggggagcatgGTGGCCATAGCATAGGTGGGGATGAGTCGAGAGCCGCGTTGATGAGCACCAGCCTCCCAGTGGGGGATAGCAAGCGTGCCTGCCACCCGCAAGGTAGCCGTCCACCTTAGCGAGCAAGGGAGCAAAATCGTCGAGTTTAAATTTGTCGCGGGAGAGCGGCAACCCCAGATAAGACTTCTACAACGTAGATGATGTTGTGATTTTTTTGTCTTATGGGTGTTGTTTCGTAAGGACCTTTTTTTAGGgaaaacatcctggtcagccgaccGATTCAGTTCGAGGCATCCGTCGCCTTTGGCATGCAACGCGTGTCCCTTCTAGACCCATGCACCGCACTACATCTTTCTACCTTATCTGACCTGAGTCGCTCATTTTTTATTCAAAACTGATCTTGTCTTCTCTCTGATCTCTCTCCGCCGTCTCTCGTTCCGGTCACGGGTAGCCAGCAACGTGCTCATGGAGAGGTTGCTTGAATTTTGCAACATCGTTCATGTTGCGAAAATCCTCTAGCAACATCATCTATGTTGTAAAAAAAGTTTAGACGTTTTGTTTTCTGCATCaccacctttgttgcaaaaatctTCCCGCAACATCATCTACGTTGCAAAAAAAAACTTTAGACgaaaaaaaaaatctgcaacaccacctttgttgcaaaaatccTCCCGCAGCATCATCTATGTTGCAAAAATAGTAAAGACGAGAACAAAAAATTCTGCAACACCGTCTTTGTTTTGTAAATGTTTCTGCAACAAGATGTTTGTTGCAAACACAACAGAGTCCAACACTTCAATGGTTTCGCAACAGAGCTGTTGTTGCATAGCGAGCTACACAACATCTATCTTGTTGTATTTTGCGACGTGCACCTTAGGAGAGATCTGACAGCTGTTTGTGTCACAATCCAACGGTGAAGGAGGTGGATGATGTTTTCAATTCATCTACCGGCTGATGCGTAGCAGCCCCCTTTTTTTTAACATAGATCGATGATGTTGCAGAAAAATTGTTAAGGTGACAGAGGCACGCGTCACGCGCGAATAGTCATAAGAATTGTTGGCGCGGCTCCCGATCCGATCTAGATGGAAGACTCAAGGGCTTCGCAACATTTATCGTGTTGCAATCATGTGTTTTGCAACACCTATTGTGTTGCGCTAAGATATGCGTTGTGCACCATTTAATGAAACTTGAATCCGACCACTGCACGGAACGCTACGCTTAATCGGTATGTTGATCCTTATCATTTCGCATTAAAGAAATCCTATTACTGTGGCCAAAGTCATAGATGTTGATGCGGAGAGATTATGCCGGCAGCCGTCTCCCAGTCAGACAGAAACTTGTACAACCTTTTCCGTGATAGAGTTGTACTACCTCCATAGCAATATATTTTTTGCGTTGACTAGATATGAtattttttctatgtttgcaTTTTTTTGAATAATACGAATGGAATGGTCAAACATTGCATGAAAAGGTGAATAGCGAGAAATATTTCTATACTACGTGAATATTAGACTAGCTGTGCTGAAAAGGTCAATGTATGTAAAAATTCAGCAGTAAGAATAAAAATTGATATTGATTAAGTATGGTAGATGGTGAGATAGCAAAAAAGAAAGAATCTGTAAAAACATTGAGATGGGCATGAACAATAGGAAAGCAGTAGTATGTGAATTCTTTGGACTTAGTGGTGAAAATTATATAAGTTTTGAAATAAACAAATTTCTTAAGATACAGTTAATATGTTTTATGTCAGAGCTAGTGTAAAATTTGATTTTATGATTATAAAACATGACAAAGTATTAGCCGCTCAATCGCATGGGCTGCCGTTCTAGTTCTAGTTAGTACGAAAATGTCTGTTGACCTATGACCGTTCTTGGGTTGGGATTAACTAACAATACAATCAACATCAAAAGCATGGGCTGGTGCAAATAAATTAAAGGAGATTAACTATATGTAGCGTTGATCGACCGCCATCGCCCGTTtcaattattttttcttctcctgcaaTCTGATTTTCAGGTCAAACATTGCAGACGGCGGTTCAGTTCAGGTGTTTTATCCCCAGCTATCATCATCTTACCAACTTAACATAGTTTACCATATACGGAGTATATATATAGGGCATGTGGCGATTCCTCATAGACCGCAAGTAGTTTAGCGACTAGCAGCAGACAGGTGTTACTTGTTCTTGGCTGTCATGGCCAAGTTCTCCATGGCGGCCTCCAACCTCTGCATGGCAATTGTTGCCCTGGTCGCGGTTGCGGCAGCTGCCGTCGTCGAGGCCGCCACCGCCGTTGAGCACACCTTTGTTGTAAGTTCAGACTATAGAGCGAGCAAGCAATGCGTAACAATCGATCGATTGATTCATGCTTGATTTGTTCCAATATGCCTGATGACATATATAGGTGAGCGAGATGAAGATGACGCACCTGTGCAACGAGACGCTGGTCACGGTGGTGAACGGGCAGCTCCCTGGCCCGGCGATCGAGGTCACCGAGGGAGACTCCGTCTCCGTCCATGTCGTCAACAAGTCTCCCCACAACATAACAATCCATTGGTAATCAAATAATGACCAAGTATTTACCAATTCTGATCCTGCATTTGTTGATCCTCTCTTGTTAATCATGTGGTTGCTTTGTGATGGATGCGTGTAGGCACGGACTGAAGCAGCGGCTCAACTGCTGGGCCGACGGTGTGCCGATGGTCACGCAGTGCCCTATCCGACCAGCCCACAACATGACATACCGTCTCAACGTCACCGGGCAGGAAGGCACCCTGTGGTGGCACGCTCACGTCTCCGGCCTCCGGGCGAGCCTGCACGGCGCCTTCATCATCCGGCCACGGCACGCCTACCCATTTCCGAAGCCCCACAAGGAGATCCCCATCGTTATAGGTTCTTCACTTCACAGATTATTCATATACCAAATCCTGTAGAGTTCTTGCAAATCAATTTGGCGTCATCGTCTATGAGATTCTGATCGAGATCGAACTGGTGTGTATGATCTTGATCATGGCAGGTGAGTGGTGGAGCTTGAACCTCGCGCAGTTGGCCAAGAACATGGAGGATGGCTACTACGATGACtcctcaagtgcaaccacaatcaATGGCAAGCTTGGAGATCTATACAACTGCTCCGGTAATCATCTGTTTTTAGATAACATGTATTCTACTGTGAAAAATTCGGAGCATGTCCATGTCTAAAAATGTTACTACtctatttcttttttatttctctGATATAGTGAAAAATATTGGACCATGTCCATGTCTAATTTAAAGGTTATTACTTTATTTCTCTTTTGCTCATCAACGTGAAGGGGTCGTGGAAGATGGCTTGGTGCTGGACGTGGAGCCCGGCAAGACCTACATGCTCCGCCTCCTCAACGCCGCGCTCTACTCCGAGTACTACGTCAAGATCGCCGGGCACGAGTTCACGGTGGTCGGCGCAGACGCTAACTACGTCCGCCCCTTCACCACGGACGTCCTCGCCATCGGCCCCGGCGAGACGCTGGACGCTCTTGTGGTCGCCAGCGCGACCCCCGGCAAGTACTACATGGTCGCCGTAGGTGGCCAGGCGCCCAAGCCCGACATCCAGATCCCCGAGACCCGGTCGAGAGCGACGGTGCGGTACGCGATTGGTGCCGGCAACGGTGACGAGGCGGCTCCGCCGGTCGTGCCGGAGATGCCTGACCAGCACGACTTCATGGTGTCCTTCAACTTCCACGGCAACTTGAGCAGCCCGAACCGGACGGGCTCGCCGCCGGTGCCGGCGACTGCCGATGAGAGCCTGTTCGTCGTGCTCCGCATGGGCTCCATCTGCCGAGGAGGTCGACTGTCCTGCAAGAGGAGCGGGAGCAAGGAGTCCATCATCGTGGAGACCATGAACAACGTGTCCTTCCAGCTCCCCGCCGCGGCGGCAGCCACGCCGCTGCTGGAGGAGCTCTACTACGACAACCGCGGCAACGGAACGACCGTCGGCGGCGGGCTGGACGAGCTGTACACGCTGCCGGACAGGCCGGCGAAGCCGTTCAACTACACCGACCGCGCCTTGATCCCGTGGGGTCCCAACGAGGCGTGGCTAGAGCCGACGGAGAAAGCGACGGTGGCGCGGCGGTTCCGGCATGGCACCGTGGTGGACATCGTGTTCCAGAACGCGGCGATGATGGACACCGACAACCACCCGATGCACCTGCACGGGCATGACATGTTCGTGCTCGCCCAGGGGCACGACAACTACGACGCGGTGAGGGACGTGGCGAGGTACAATGTCGTGGATCCGCCGCTCAAGAACACGGTGCTTGTCCCCAGGCTAGGATGggctgccgtccgctttgtggccGACAATCCAGGTGCGTACCCAGGGCATTCCAGTATGTTTCCCATAAATTGTTCATCCAATCATTCCTGTATGTTTGTTATAAACTGTATATTTGGGTTTCCTTGagaatttgaaaactttgaaacTATAATTTATACATAAGTGCAACACAGGAAATTtgatttgagagagacacaccacagagagagagagagagagagagagagagagagagagagagttttacTCCAATTTGTTTGTCTAGTCGCTATGAAAAAGTTTGACTTATttgatccattgtttccttggtatATATACTAATAATGCATATAGTCACTGTTTTAGAAATGAAGTGTGCAAGTTTTTTCCATGGGATTTGATGCTTCTCTCTCTTAtacattcaatttaattttgtagGGGTGTGGTACATGCATTGCCACTACGAGCTGCATGTGTCGATTGGAATGGCGGCTGTGTTCGTCATAGAAGACGGGCCAACACTGGAATCAGCTCTTCCGCCACCGCCTCTAGATTTTCCGAAATGCAACCAATAATCTAGCAGTGACAGGAAAAAGAGTGTTATCTCGGACGGttgtattattattattattttaataataATTTATTTATACAAGGGGTAACAGTTTGATTCCATTGGCTCAAGGGCTGCAACTTTGCATTAATTAGTAACAGTATGATTTACCTCAGCATAATGTTGATGCCATTTTACTGATTAATGATTCATCGCAAAAAAAGATTAATGATGACATAATAAATGGGGACTGACTTCCTTTTCTAGTAGATAAGGAATTAGTCTTATAGTTGCAAGGTGATGGATATAGGCGAGGAAACATATAAAAGATGgtttaaaaacttttaaaaaataaaatgaagaTACATCTATCTACTCCTCTAAAGTTATGACAATTAAATGGCTGAGATTCCTAGAATAAACCAATAGCCAGCGGCAAGCAACACGTACATCATATGGACTCTATGGAAGCAACTATATATAAATCCAATGTAACGTGACCATGATAGATGGAAGACAACACGTGTGTGTCATATCTTCCAACGATTTTCCACCATGTTAAAAAAAACGATTGCTTCGTAGACTAGAGGATGCATGTTGATCGCTACAACCAAGAAGTCGTTTCTCTTCACGCCGAGCGAGAACGGAAGCACACTCGGTTTTCAA harbors:
- the LOC123411728 gene encoding laccase-15-like; this translates as MAKFSMAASNLCMAIVALVAVAAAAVVEAATAVEHTFVVSEMKMTHLCNETLVTVVNGQLPGPAIEVTEGDSVSVHVVNKSPHNITIHWHGLKQRLNCWADGVPMVTQCPIRPAHNMTYRLNVTGQEGTLWWHAHVSGLRASLHGAFIIRPRHAYPFPKPHKEIPIVIGEWWSLNLAQLAKNMEDGYYDDSSSATTINGKLGDLYNCSGVVEDGLVLDVEPGKTYMLRLLNAALYSEYYVKIAGHEFTVVGADANYVRPFTTDVLAIGPGETLDALVVASATPGKYYMVAVGGQAPKPDIQIPETRSRATVRYAIGAGNGDEAAPPVVPEMPDQHDFMVSFNFHGNLSSPNRTGSPPVPATADESLFVVLRMGSICRGGRLSCKRSGSKESIIVETMNNVSFQLPAAAAATPLLEELYYDNRGNGTTVGGGLDELYTLPDRPAKPFNYTDRALIPWGPNEAWLEPTEKATVARRFRHGTVVDIVFQNAAMMDTDNHPMHLHGHDMFVLAQGHDNYDAVRDVARYNVVDPPLKNTVLVPRLGWAAVRFVADNPGVWYMHCHYELHVSIGMAAVFVIEDGPTLESALPPPPLDFPKCNQ